A stretch of the Aegilops tauschii subsp. strangulata cultivar AL8/78 chromosome 4, Aet v6.0, whole genome shotgun sequence genome encodes the following:
- the LOC109755735 gene encoding uncharacterized protein — protein MINLFDLSAGASARVATRDGSPVRGTQSDRKEYADLKSTVTGSMRRSSSDRSGGTPMKTLIAQEMAKEGDTNQKNTNVIARLMGLDEGVAFPKPVQPSSRRRSPECHLSTMMARVNNQMSFDKHASSVENVEYKDVYEVGYQPQRCEHLSDDSSHGGRPHEDHDKKRMDLVRQKFVEAKQLASHENLLQSKEFHDALETLNSNRDLFLKFLEEPNSLFAKQSGEFYSTPTSPQRKQITVLKPARSVELKSENALKRQQNHAVQGSRTEKSNLCRKPNAGHARAERRPQHTRIVVLKPTSAITTAEQFQQNGHGNSDDSDAPDVSRHVSDEIHWSAHGMCHQHDECLQGSVQSNMVGRDRSYYDRAEEGRSSFSGSELGSPTSCHSWDYIYRFSNPYFGSSLSHASCSPEAHVAREGKKHTSDRWPSASSNEIIRENVPMRRSLSTLGEMLAMSDMKKEDVVDQVATNASSQLCGNEPRVAVPSNCSVDGAEGESSSNKISRSKSVPVSSSAFGSLRLDARSSDSQHREATTPKEAAKPRSGKSSLKGKISSFFSMRRKAGKEKLITSPSGSLNGRVPVDSDVVVGVSQSACTGLQDDVASENLEDKYQYATIVLPVKESEALSSSKALISFEKAHSFEIRNSHFDEPSPTSVLDALFEDRNEKSASSSESAITAKQEPLSRCLPIGSVARTLSWDDSSEEEAAPCSSKEEDSHEQEQYEFVEKILSSAGLCNGATSNVFARWHSLDSPLAPNVPDQFLERKVEDAKCRERRSSQRLLIDSVNAALLDIGQSKLWGAYPCTAGPIIINVSQRDEPVGDAAWRLVKGWLSDDEAGNGLPDNVGTAADRVVGEEIGGRGWSEMLRLEVDDMTKEICGGVLGEVVEEALSELAGRR, from the exons ATGATCAATCTGTTCGATTTGAGCGCTGGAGCCAGCGCCAGGGTCGCCACCAGAGATG GTTCTCCGGTGAGAGGAACACAGTCGGACCGGAAGGAGTACGCCGATCTCAAGTCGACG GTGACTGGCAGCATGAGGAGGAGCTCGTCGGACAGATCCGGCGGTACGCCCATGAAAACGCTGATAGCGCAGGAGATGGCAAAGGAGGGGGACACAAATCAGAAGAACACTAATGTTATAGCAAGGCTGATGGGTCTCGACGAAGGTGTGGCCTTTCCCAAGCCTGTTCAACCTTCCAGCAGGAGGAGATCTCCAGAGTGCCATTTATCAACCATGATGGCAAGGGTCAACAACCAAATGTCATTCGACAAGCATGCGAGCTCTGTTGAAAATGTGGAATATAAGGATGTCTATGAGGTGGGATACCAGCCACAAAGGTGTGAGCATTTGAGCGACGATTCTTCACACGGAGGGAGGCCACATGAAGATCATGACAAGAAAAGAATGGATCTCGTCCGGCAGAAGTTTGTTGAAGCAAAGCAGCTAGCCTCACATGAGAATCTTCTCCAATCGAAAGAATTCCATGATGCTCTGGAGACTTTGAATTCAAACAGGGACTTGTTTCTCAAGTTCCTCGAAGAACCCAACTCGCTCTTTGCAAAGCAATCTGGTGAATTCTATTCCACGCCAACGTCACCACAGAGGAAGCAAATAACCGTGTTGAAGCCTGCTAGATCAGTGGAGCTGAAGAGTGAAAATGCACTTAAAAGGCAGcaaaaccatgcagttcaagggagTAGAACAGAGAAAAGCAATCTTTGTAGGAAGCCCAATGCTGGTCATGCCAGAGCAGAAAGGCGTCCACAGCACACCCGGATAGTGGTCTTAAAACCTACCTCCGCAATCACAACAGCAGAGCAGTTTCAACAAAATGGTCATGGTAACTCTGATGATTCTGATGCTCCTGATGTATCAAGGCATGTGAGTGATGAGATACACTGGTCAGCACACGGCATGTGTCACCAGCATGATGAGTGTTTGCAGGGTAGCGTACAGTCAAATATGGTCGGGCGAGATAGATCATATTATGATCGCGCTGAAGAAGGACGGAGTAGCTTCAGTGGCTCGGAGCTTGGAAGTCCAACATCATGCCATTCTTGGGATTACATCTACCGGTTTAGCAATCCTTATTTTGGCTCATCTTTAAGCCATGCTTCTTGTTCTCCTGAGGCACATGTAGCTAGGGAGGGTAAGAAGCATACCTCTGATAGGTGGCCAAGTGCATCTTCCAATGAGATTATCCGAGAAAACGTGCCGATGCGAAGGAGCTTGAGCACGCTTGGTGAAATGCTTGCCATGTCTGATATGAAGAAAGAAGATGTTGTTGATCAGGTGGCCACTAATGCCAGCAGCCAGTTGTGTGGCAACGAACCAAGAGTCGCCGTACCATCTAATTGTTCTGTTGATGGTGCGGAAGGAGAAAGCTCAAGCAATAAAATTTCAAGGTCAAAATCTGTTCCAGTCTCTTCATCAGCCTTTGGCAGCCTGCGTTTAGATGCTAGATCTTCAGATTCTCAACATAGAGAAGCCACAACCCCGAAGGAGGCGGCCAAGCCTAGGAGTGGGAAGTCATCTCTCAAGGGAAAGATTTCGAGCTTCTTCTCAATGCGTAGGAAAGCCGGAAAAGAGAAGCTCATCACATCTCCCTCGGGTAGCCTGAATGGCAGAGTTCCTGTGGACAGTGATGTAGTAGTTGGTGTATCACAGTCGGCCTGTACTGGCCTACAAGACGATGTTGCTTCAGAGAATTTAGAAGATAAGTATCAGTATGCAACAATAGTACTTCCGGTCAAGGAATCAGAGGCACTTTCTTCTTCTAAG GCACTAATTTCTTTTGAGAAAGCACACTCATTTGAGATTCGGAATTCACACTTTGATGAGCCCAGTCCTACATCAGTTCTCGATGCGCTGTTTGAGGATAGGAATGAAAAGTCTGCCAGTTCATCAGAAAGTGCAATTACCGCTAAACAAG AACCTTTATCGAGATGTCTTCCGATCGGATCGGTTGCGCGGACGTTATCATGGGATGATTCCTCCGAAGAAGAGGCCGCGCCGTGCTCTAGCAAAGAAGAAGATTCCCACGAGCAAGAGCAGTACGAATTCGTCGAGAAGATCCTATCATCCGCCGGCCTCTGCAACGGGGCGACCAGCAACGTCTTCGCCCGGTGGCACTCGCTCGACAGCCCTCTGGCTCCAAACGTGCCCGACCAGTTCCTGGAGCGCAAGGTGGAGGACGCCAAGTGCAGAGAGCGGCGGTCGAGCCAGAGGCTCCTCATCGACTCCGTCAACGCCGCGCTGCTTGACATCGGCCAGAGCAAGCTCTGGGGCGCGTACCCTTGCACCGCAGGGCCGATCATCATCAACGTATCGCAGCGAGACGAACCGGTGGGCGACGCGGCATGGAGGCTGGTGAAAGGCTGGCTGTCGGACGACGAGGCGGGCAACGGGCTGCCGGACAATGTGGGCACCGCGGCGGACCGGGTCGTCGGCGAGGAGATCGGGGGCAGGGGGTGGTCCGAGATGCTGCGGCTGGAggtggacgacatgaccaaggaGATATGCGGGGGTGTCCTGGGCGAGGTCGTTGAGGAGGCGCTGTCAGAGCTCGCCGGGCGCCGTTGA